Sequence from the Marinobacter antarcticus genome:
TTTGGGCTTCGACGGCGCCGTGAACTACAAAACGGATGAACTGGGGGCGAAGCTGGATGAATTGGCGCCGGAGGGTATCGATGTCTACTTCGAGAACACCGGTGGCCCTATCCAGAATTACGTATTCGAGAGGATGAATGCGCACGGTCGTATTGTGGTATGCGGCATGATCGCCGATTACACCTCAGCTAACCCGAGTCCTGGCCCCAACTGGATGCGCATCATCAAGAAACGCTTGTCCATCCAGGGGTTTACCATGCCCGATTACAGGCACAAGACGCGAGAGCTGCATGCGAAGCTCACCCCCTATGTTCAGAATGGACAGATCAAGTACCGGGCACACGTTCTGGAGGGACTGGAGTCGGCCATGAGCGGTCTGGGCTTGTTCCTGACCGGTGAGAACAAGGGTAAGTTGATGGTGAAGCTTTAATTGCTCAGTTGCCCATCGTCCTCTCGGGCGATGGGCTGGCAGCCTGACTTTGCCTGCGGCTGAACTGTAAAGAGAACAAAGACTGATACTTGATTTGGTTAACTGCGCTGAGCAGATCTATTGTGTATTGTTAAGTTATCTGGCCAAGAGAATCGTTTTCATGCCAAAGGTTTCGGTCAACCCTAATTATTATTCGCCTCGCGACATGCTTATGCTTCGGCTTTCTATTCTGATCGGAGGTGTGTTAATTGGCCTGTTCATGATCGGCGACCTCCAGATGGTGCCCAAAGGGCTGGTGGATGCTTATGTCACGAACCGTGCATTTGTTCAGCTTCCAATCGTTTTTGCGCTGCTTGCTTCCAGTTTTCATCCGCGTTTCCTGCAGTTTGCTCAGGCCGCGTTCTTTCTGACGATTCTTAGCCTCGTTTATACAAACTATTATTTGATCCACGTGTCATGGAAGCTTGCAGCATTCAGTTTTCCCTATGAGGGAACCTTTTTGTATGCATTCTTTGGTTTTTTTGTACTTGGAATGACATTCCGTTATGCGCTATGGCTTATGTTTCTGAGCTCGGCGGGTTTTATTTGTCTGATGCTGCTGGATTCCGTTTACGGCGATCGCACATTCATGAACGCGGGATTTGTGGTTGGCTCACTATTTATTGGTGTCATCGGCAGACACAGGCTGGATCTGCTGTTAGGCGAGCTTAAAGGCGCGAATGAGCAGTTGATTACGCTAAGCACAACCGATGGGCTTACAGGCTTGTTAAATCGCCGTGCCTTTACGAGCGAGTCAGAGCGCTTGTTCGCTATACTGCGGCGTTCAGGCCAGCCGTTGGCTGTTTTTATGATTGATCTGGATCACTTCAAGCAATTCAATGACTGCTACGGTCATCAGGAGGGCGATCGTGCTATCCGATGCCAGGCGGATATCCTGAGAAGTGTTTTTAAGCGCGAGACGGATATTCTCGGCCGCTATGGTGGCGAAGAGTTTATTGTCGTTGCTGAGGGTCACAGCGCCAGTGAGTCTGAACGCCAGGCTGCCCGGATTCTGACTCAGTGGCAGGATTTGGCAATGCCGAACGAAGGTAGTACAAGTGGAAAGTTTCTCACTTGCTCCATTGGAATCTGCCATGGCATGCCCGCCGATTATGATTCTCTGGAGAATATGA
This genomic interval carries:
- a CDS encoding GGDEF domain-containing protein yields the protein MPKVSVNPNYYSPRDMLMLRLSILIGGVLIGLFMIGDLQMVPKGLVDAYVTNRAFVQLPIVFALLASSFHPRFLQFAQAAFFLTILSLVYTNYYLIHVSWKLAAFSFPYEGTFLYAFFGFFVLGMTFRYALWLMFLSSAGFICLMLLDSVYGDRTFMNAGFVVGSLFIGVIGRHRLDLLLGELKGANEQLITLSTTDGLTGLLNRRAFTSESERLFAILRRSGQPLAVFMIDLDHFKQFNDCYGHQEGDRAIRCQADILRSVFKRETDILGRYGGEEFIVVAEGHSASESERQAARILTQWQDLAMPNEGSTSGKFLTCSIGICHGMPADYDSLENMIKTADEALYSVKERGRGRSIVDGGLTAQ